The sequence GCCGGGCTTGCCGAGCGCGCCAGTCCTGAAGAGCGCGAGGAGCGCATGGCCAATGCGCTCCAGGTCGCCGCGACCACAGCCGAGGCACGCGGGCGGAACGTTCAGGCCACCGTCGACGCCGTTCGCGCCGAAGAGATACTGTCCGCCGACGTCGCCGCGGCTGACGGCATTATCGACCAGGTCGCGCCGAGCGTACCACTCCTGCTGGAGCAGATCGACGGACTTGAGGTTCGCACAGCCTCGGGCACGGTGACGCTGGCCACGCGCGAGGCGCCCATTCGTTGGATGACGCTGACCCCACGCGAGCGGGTCGTCCAGGAGATCACCAACCCGAACGTCGCGTACCTCCTCTTCAGCGCCGGCGTGCTCCTCCTGATCGTCGCGGTCTACGCCTCCGCGCACCTGCTGGCTGGCATCCCTGCGATTGTGGCGTTGGCGACTGCAATCATCGCCTTCGGCAACCTGCCCACCTCGTGGGTGGGCCTCGGGCTATTGACCGCCGGCGCACTGCTGTTCATTGTCGAGTTGTACACGCCAAAGGTGGGCCTGCCGGGCGCCGCGGGCGTCATCTGCTACTTGATCGGATCCTTCACGCTCTACCAGCCGGTGCGCCAGGAATCGCCGTTCGCTCCCGTTGTGCGCGTCAACCCCTGGCTCGCCGTCGGCACGGTCTCCTTCTTCGTCGTGGCGCTCCTGCTGATCCTGCGCTTCCTCTTCCGCGCCCGGCGCACCGCGCTGGCCTCAACGGCCGCCGCGCTGATCGGGCGCACCGGCGTGGTTGTCCGACCATTGGACCCGGTCGGCACCGTACTGGTGGCGGACCAGGAATGGGCTGCCACCTCCCCCGATGCGCCGCTGAGCGAGGGATCGCCGGTGCGCGTGACCGGCAGCGAGGACGGTCTCCTCAGGGTCATGCCACTCCCGCCGGACGTCGCGCAGTCCGACTCGCGCGAGGGAGCGCACCGCGGCTGGCGCGCCCCATGACGCCCGCCTTGCTCCCGGTGCACCCGGTTCGCCATACTAGTCGCTGGTCAAGGAGAGGGGGGACCGTGGCTGCCACGTACTCGTTTGATATCGTGTCCGACTTCGACGCGCAGGAACTCCGCAACGCCGTCGACCAGGCGATGCGCGAGATCAACACGCGCTACGATCTGAAAGACACTCGCACCGAGATCGCGATCGAGAAGGACCGCCTGGTGATCAACACCGCTAGCGAATTCACGCTCAGCGCGGTCCGCGACCTGCTTGAAACGCGTGTGGTGCGCCGTGGGCTGTCCCTGAAGATCCTCGACTACCAGGAGCCAGAGAACGCCAGCGGCGGGCGCGTCCGGCAGGTCGTCCTGCTCCGGCGCGGGATCCCGGAGGATCTCGGCCGCCAGCTCGTCAAGCAGATCCGTGCCGAGTTCAAAAAGGTGACACCCCAGATCCAGGGCGACGCCATCCGCGTCTCCAGCAAGAGTAAGGACGACCTCCAAGCCGTGATCCAGCACCTGCGCGGCCAGGATTTCCCGGTCGCCCTCCAGTTCGTCAACTACCGGTGAGCGAGGGTACTGCGTATTGCGTGATGCGTGTTCCGTGTTCCGTGCTCCGTTGTCCGTAAACGTTCATCAATGACTGCTCGGTGAGGTCTGGAACGATCAATTCGCGACACGCATCACGGGACACGCATCACGCAATACCCCCAGTCAGGAGCCAACGGTGAACGAGTCCTTCCACATCGTCACGCTCGGGTGCTCCAAGAACCAGGTCGACTCCGAGGGCATAGCCCGGGTCTTGAGCCAGCAGGGAATGACTCCCGTCGCGCGCCCGGAGGACGCACGGGTGCTGGTCGTCAACACCTGCGGATTCCTGGCCGCCTCACGACAGGAGTCCGTCGGCGTCATCAACGAGTTACTTGAGACACGTCGCCCGGATCAGGTCGTCATCGCGGCCGGTTGCATGGCGTCGCTCGACCAGCACCGCCAGGAGATCCCTGAAGGCGTCGACGCCATCCTTTCCACACGGGAGTGGGCAAACATCGGCCATGTCGTCGGACGTCTCCTCGGCTACGAGGACATTCCGCCGCAGCCACCCTTCGATCCGGCGGGGATGCTCACGAGCTTCACCCGCCGCGATGCCGGCCCGAGCGCGTACGTGAAGATCGCCGACGGCTGCGATCACGGCTGCCATTTCTGCGTCATCCCGCTCATCAAGGGCCGGCAGGTCTCCAAGCGCCCATCAGACGTGATCCGAGAGATCCGCGAGCTGGTCGACGGCGGGACCAAGGAAGTCATCCTGGTCGCGCAGGACACGATCCGCTATGGGGCGGACCTCGGGATCAAGAACGGCTTGCCAGGGCTCCTGCGCATGATCGCCGAGGAGGTGCCCGACCTGCCCTGGCTCCGGATGCTCTACATCTACCCCAGCCCGCTCACGCTGCGGCTGGTGGACGCCATGACCGAGCATCCGATGTTCGTCCCCTACCTCGACATGCCCATTCAGCACGCCGACCCGACCGTGCTGCGTCGCATGGGCCGGCCGAGCAGCATCGACATGACGCGGCGGCTGATCGACCACGCCCGCAATCGGCTGCCCGACGTGACCATGCGCACCACCCTGATCGTCGGCTACCCCGGGGAGACGGAAGAGCAGTTCCAGCGGCTGTACGACTTCGTGGCCGAGATGGAGTTCGACCACGTCGGCGTCTTCACCTACTCGTACGAGCCGAACACGAAGAGCGCGCTATTGGACAACCCGGTCCCTCCCGAGGAAGCCGAGGCGCGGCGCGCCGCGATCATGGAGTTGCAGCAGGGAATCTCGCTCAAGAAGAACCAGGCCCTGGTCGGGCGGACGCTGGAGGTGCTCGTCGAAGCCGTCGGCGAGATGGAAGACGAGCGCGGGCGCACCGAGCCGATCTCGGTTGGCCGGGCGCGCCGGCACGCACCCGAAGTCGACGGCCTGGTGTTCATTCCCGGCGCGTTGCCGGTCGGGGAACTGATTCAGGCACGGGTGACGGCGGCGAGCCCGTATGATCTGTGGGCGACTCCGGCGGCGCCGTCAGCGGACGGGCGACGTCGGCGCCGCGGCCGAGCAATTCCCCTTCGAGTGGAGAGCCGATAGGGAAGACGCGCAGGGCGCTCCCAACCCGGGCCGGCCACACCCGCTGGAACATCACCCACTGCTCCGGCACCCGCCGGATATGCCGCTCGAAGGCTGCGATAAGGCGCTCCAGGCCCACGCGGAGGTCGGCCTCGGCATCATTGGTGCGCGGCACCACGAACGGCTGCTCGATGATCAGCTCGTAACCACCGTCCACGCGCGGTGCGAAGGCCGGGACGATCATCGCGCCGGTCTGCCGCGCGATCCGGATCGGTCCCGGCGGCAGGGTCGTTTCGTGACCGAAAAAGACGGCGGGCACACCGCTCTGGAAGAAATCGCGGTCCGCCACGATGCCCACCACCGCGCCATCCTTCAGCGCCCGCACGACCCGTCGCACCCCACCAGGCGTGGCATGCTCCAGCTTCAGACCACGGCTCCCACGCAGGTAGTCTACCGCGGCGTGAATGAATTCAGGCACCGTACGCGTCGTGAGCACCGTGACGTCAAACCCGCGGAGCGCCAAGATCTGGGCCACAAAGTCGAACGCTCCAAGGTGGGCGGTAGCCATGATCACGCCCCGCCCCTGCGCGAGCGCATTCTCGACCACTTCCCACGCCCCTGGGGCGGTGCGCACCATCTTGCTCAGCCTGTCGGCCGGCATGTAAGGCACCCGCAGCATGTCGGTGAAGTTCCGCGCGCTGGTCTGGAAGACGCGCCGCACCACCCGGTCTACCTCCGCGGGCGGGGTATCCGGCCCCAACACCCGCGTGATGTTGTCACGCACGTTGCGGCGGTAGGTCGGGAAGAGGTGGTAGATAATGATGCCCGCCCGGTCGGCGAGCCAGTAGACCCACGCCTGCGGCAACCGATAGAGGATATGCCCCAGGAGCCATGCGAGCCCGACGCTCACGCGGTTCTTGAGCGAGGTCTGGACGCGTTGACGGGTATTGCCGGACAATCGCGTACCCCCAAATTCGCGTCCGGTGTGCAGCTAGCGGAACTCTTCGACCGGCCAACCAAGTCGTTGCGCGATGCTGTACAGCCGGTCATTGGGGTTGATGCAAACCGGATGCCCAAACAGCCGCAGCACCACCTCGTCGGTGTGGTGATCCGCATAGCAGAACGACTGCTTGAGGTCGATCTGCGCAGCCTCTGCGAACCGGCGGATCAGGAGCGCCTTGGCGGCGCCGTACGGGTGCAATCCGGCGAGCCGGCCGGTCAGGCGCGCGTTGCGCGTGGCAGGTTGGCTGCAGATCACATGCCGGACGCCCAGCATCCGCGCCATCGGCTGCAGCACGTATGGCAGCGATCCGGAGAGGAGCACCGTCTGGTGCCCTTCCTGGATGTGGTCGCGTACGCGCTCGATCCCGCGCTTCGCCAGGCGAGGGCCGATCATCTCC is a genomic window of Sphaerobacter thermophilus DSM 20745 containing:
- the rimO gene encoding 30S ribosomal protein S12 methylthiotransferase RimO, with protein sequence MNESFHIVTLGCSKNQVDSEGIARVLSQQGMTPVARPEDARVLVVNTCGFLAASRQESVGVINELLETRRPDQVVIAAGCMASLDQHRQEIPEGVDAILSTREWANIGHVVGRLLGYEDIPPQPPFDPAGMLTSFTRRDAGPSAYVKIADGCDHGCHFCVIPLIKGRQVSKRPSDVIREIRELVDGGTKEVILVAQDTIRYGADLGIKNGLPGLLRMIAEEVPDLPWLRMLYIYPSPLTLRLVDAMTEHPMFVPYLDMPIQHADPTVLRRMGRPSSIDMTRRLIDHARNRLPDVTMRTTLIVGYPGETEEQFQRLYDFVAEMEFDHVGVFTYSYEPNTKSALLDNPVPPEEAEARRAAIMELQQGISLKKNQALVGRTLEVLVEAVGEMEDERGRTEPISVGRARRHAPEVDGLVFIPGALPVGELIQARVTAASPYDLWATPAAPSADGRRRRRGRAIPLRVESR
- a CDS encoding HAD family hydrolase, with amino-acid sequence MSVIAAVFDVDRTLLPDTTAERLFLRFLLRERVLGARVAAETLRFLAVSGWRHPVRDLRAHRPWLRGQQEATMVALGARCFEEMIGPRLAKRGIERVRDHIQEGHQTVLLSGSLPYVLQPMARMLGVRHVICSQPATRNARLTGRLAGLHPYGAAKALLIRRFAEAAQIDLKQSFCYADHHTDEVVLRLFGHPVCINPNDRLYSIAQRLGWPVEEFR
- a CDS encoding NfeD family protein, with product MRQQLRQQRRRVGNRPVQQLTLLGALLCFLVAALLASPAPARAAPNRVYGLTIDGVINQLTADHVVRVLDEAEREHGAVLLVTIDSPGGVDSAIRRITQAFLAARIPVVVYVGPEPQAEALSGAMFITLAGHVAAMAPDAVIGAALPAGLAERASPEEREERMANALQVAATTAEARGRNVQATVDAVRAEEILSADVAAADGIIDQVAPSVPLLLEQIDGLEVRTASGTVTLATREAPIRWMTLTPRERVVQEITNPNVAYLLFSAGVLLLIVAVYASAHLLAGIPAIVALATAIIAFGNLPTSWVGLGLLTAGALLFIVELYTPKVGLPGAAGVICYLIGSFTLYQPVRQESPFAPVVRVNPWLAVGTVSFFVVALLLILRFLFRARRTALASTAAALIGRTGVVVRPLDPVGTVLVADQEWAATSPDAPLSEGSPVRVTGSEDGLLRVMPLPPDVAQSDSREGAHRGWRAP
- a CDS encoding YajQ family cyclic di-GMP-binding protein, with the translated sequence MAATYSFDIVSDFDAQELRNAVDQAMREINTRYDLKDTRTEIAIEKDRLVINTASEFTLSAVRDLLETRVVRRGLSLKILDYQEPENASGGRVRQVVLLRRGIPEDLGRQLVKQIRAEFKKVTPQIQGDAIRVSSKSKDDLQAVIQHLRGQDFPVALQFVNYR